The proteins below are encoded in one region of Mycobacterium pseudokansasii:
- a CDS encoding histidine phosphatase family protein produces MSHVARLTLVSHAMTDAMAVGRFPADEPLDDIGRRQAEAAARLDIGHVTQLAAPEQRAVQTAELLGLQAATDPRLTDLDCGRWRGTTLENVDHHDLRAWLTDPAQAPHGGESVVDLIGRVAGWLQSLTDNTVAVTHPAVIRAAILVALDGPPKSFWRIDIAPVGRTIMHLRGHRWTLRL; encoded by the coding sequence GTGAGCCACGTCGCCAGGCTGACCCTGGTGTCCCACGCGATGACCGATGCCATGGCGGTCGGGCGGTTTCCGGCTGACGAGCCGCTCGACGATATCGGCCGCCGGCAAGCCGAAGCCGCCGCGCGGCTCGACATCGGGCATGTCACGCAGCTGGCAGCGCCAGAGCAGCGGGCCGTTCAGACCGCCGAGCTGTTAGGTCTACAAGCCGCAACGGACCCCCGGCTGACTGATCTTGACTGCGGGCGTTGGCGCGGCACCACCCTCGAGAACGTCGACCACCATGACCTTCGGGCGTGGCTGACCGATCCCGCCCAGGCGCCCCACGGCGGCGAGTCCGTCGTCGACCTGATCGGCCGGGTCGCCGGATGGCTGCAGTCGCTGACCGACAACACGGTGGCGGTGACACATCCCGCGGTGATACGAGCAGCGATCCTGGTGGCTCTGGATGGTCCACCGAAATCGTTCTGGCGCATCGACATTGCACCAGTGGGCCGAACTATTATGCACTTGCGCGGGCATCGCTGGACGCTGCGGCTCTAG
- a CDS encoding CbtA family protein, translating into MEKRLIARGLLAGAVGAVLAFAFARVFAEPVIGRAIEYEDGRTEVAHAQGVHEHGVELFSRGVQGSAGLGFGVLIFGIAMGALFAVLFCVAYSRTRNVGPQRLSISLAASAGTVVYLVPFVKYPPNPPAVGQSDTIGSRTLWYLVMVLASVALALAAVWLGGRLAPRLGAWNAGLAAVGAYIAATAAVMLGLPTVDEIPGPMRDAAGSIIYPGFPAEVLYEFRLASLGTQVVLWATIGVVFSTLSGRLLGAEAGTGRPARIPA; encoded by the coding sequence ATGGAGAAGCGTCTGATAGCGCGCGGACTTCTGGCCGGCGCGGTGGGCGCCGTGCTGGCGTTTGCGTTCGCTCGCGTGTTTGCCGAGCCCGTCATCGGCCGCGCAATCGAATACGAGGACGGCCGCACCGAAGTGGCGCACGCTCAGGGAGTGCACGAGCACGGTGTCGAATTGTTCAGCCGCGGCGTGCAGGGCAGCGCCGGATTGGGTTTCGGGGTCCTGATTTTCGGCATCGCGATGGGTGCGTTGTTTGCCGTGCTGTTCTGCGTTGCCTACTCTCGGACCAGAAACGTTGGACCGCAAAGACTTTCGATCAGTCTGGCAGCCAGCGCCGGTACCGTGGTGTACCTGGTGCCCTTTGTGAAGTATCCGCCCAACCCGCCGGCCGTGGGTCAGTCGGACACGATTGGCTCACGCACCCTGTGGTACCTGGTCATGGTGCTGGCGTCGGTGGCGCTGGCGCTGGCCGCCGTGTGGTTGGGCGGCCGGTTGGCTCCGCGGCTGGGCGCGTGGAACGCCGGGCTAGCTGCTGTTGGTGCCTACATCGCGGCGACTGCGGCGGTCATGCTGGGGTTGCCGACAGTCGACGAAATACCCGGGCCGATGCGTGACGCTGCCGGATCGATCATCTATCCCGGTTTCCCGGCCGAGGTTCTCTACGAATTCAGGCTGGCATCGCTGGGCACCCAGGTGGTGTTGTGGGCGACCATCGGAGTGGTCTTTTCGACGCTGTCGGGGCGGCTGCTGGGTGCGGAAGCCGGGACGGGACGGCCGGCGCGCATCCCCGCGTGA
- a CDS encoding serine hydrolase, translating into MYLTLPGLAERNSRQAAPRRALALGAAAALVVTLAPGCAHSPTPTANAADPGRRIDTRTPPGLRAQQSVDMLNSDWPIGPVGVGTLATPGQVGSVAHTMEELWWDRPFTVEGVAIGASVATLHLISSYGARQDIRIHTDDQGQVDRFDLETQPPSVSSWRDVDAVLGRTGARYSYQVAKVANGNCDPVAGTNTRESLPLASIFKLYVLHALADAVKDGTVSWDEMLTVTAKSKAVGSSGLELPPGAHVSVRTAAEKMIATSDNMATDLLIERLGTHAIEEALATAGHHDPASMTPFPTMYELFSVGWGQPDVRDQWKHASQQVRAQLLQQANATPYQPDPTRAHTPASTYGAEWYGSAEDICRVHLALQADAVGPAAPVRQILSAVAGIQLDRNEWPYIGAKAGGLPGDLTFSWYAEDKTGQPWVVSFQLNWPRDHGPTVTGWMLEVAKQAFALVGPR; encoded by the coding sequence TTGTACTTGACGTTGCCGGGACTGGCGGAGCGAAATAGCCGGCAAGCCGCGCCGCGCCGTGCGTTGGCGTTGGGCGCCGCTGCCGCATTAGTGGTCACCCTGGCTCCCGGTTGCGCGCACTCGCCCACCCCAACCGCTAACGCAGCGGATCCAGGGCGCCGCATCGACACCAGAACGCCACCTGGCCTGCGCGCGCAGCAGTCCGTGGACATGCTCAACTCGGACTGGCCGATCGGCCCGGTGGGCGTCGGCACCCTGGCGACGCCCGGGCAAGTCGGCTCCGTCGCGCACACCATGGAAGAACTGTGGTGGGACCGCCCGTTCACCGTCGAGGGCGTAGCCATCGGCGCCAGCGTGGCCACACTGCATCTCATTTCGTCATACGGTGCGCGGCAAGACATTCGGATCCATACCGACGACCAGGGCCAGGTCGACCGGTTCGATCTCGAGACCCAGCCACCGTCGGTCAGCTCGTGGCGCGACGTCGACGCAGTGCTGGGCCGAACCGGCGCCCGCTATTCGTACCAAGTCGCCAAGGTGGCCAACGGGAACTGCGACCCGGTAGCGGGTACCAATACCCGCGAATCCTTGCCGCTTGCTTCGATTTTCAAGTTGTACGTGTTGCACGCCCTGGCGGACGCGGTGAAGGACGGCACGGTGTCCTGGGACGAAATGCTCACCGTGACCGCCAAGAGCAAAGCGGTGGGCTCGTCGGGCCTGGAACTGCCACCCGGGGCGCATGTTTCGGTTCGCACCGCCGCCGAGAAGATGATCGCCACCAGCGACAACATGGCCACCGACTTGCTGATCGAGCGGCTGGGCACCCACGCTATCGAGGAGGCGCTGGCAACCGCCGGCCATCACGATCCGGCCAGCATGACACCGTTTCCCACGATGTACGAGCTGTTCTCCGTCGGCTGGGGTCAACCGGATGTGCGTGACCAATGGAAGCACGCATCCCAGCAAGTCCGCGCTCAGTTACTGCAGCAGGCCAATGCCACGCCCTACCAGCCCGATCCGACGCGTGCCCACACTCCGGCCTCCACATACGGCGCGGAGTGGTACGGCAGCGCCGAGGACATCTGCCGGGTGCACCTGGCCCTGCAGGCCGACGCGGTTGGCCCGGCCGCGCCGGTCAGGCAGATCCTGTCCGCCGTTGCCGGTATCCAACTCGATCGCAACGAATGGCCCTACATCGGCGCGAAGGCCGGTGGCCTGCCGGGGGACCTGACCTTCAGCTGGTATGCCGAGGACAAGACCGGTCAGCCGTGGGTGGTGAGTTTCCAGCTGAACTGGCCCCGCGATCACGGACCGACGGTGACCGGATGGATGCTGGAGGTCGCCAAGCAGGCCTTCGCGCTGGTGGGTCCGCGATAG
- a CDS encoding helix-turn-helix transcriptional regulator: MDVAEKRSAAAQPAVEAPDRTWTFLTNHAHVLLCVSTGEPLTARELALRIGITERSVQAILTDLTDEGYLIKSKIGRRNVYELNPQGRLRHPLEASHTVGELVAALS; this comes from the coding sequence ATGGACGTTGCCGAAAAACGGAGCGCGGCCGCCCAGCCTGCTGTCGAAGCTCCCGACCGTACCTGGACCTTCCTGACGAACCATGCACACGTGTTGCTGTGCGTGTCGACTGGCGAGCCCCTGACCGCTCGCGAGCTGGCGCTGCGAATCGGCATCACCGAGCGTTCTGTGCAAGCGATATTGACCGACCTGACCGACGAGGGCTACCTCATCAAGTCCAAGATTGGTCGTCGCAACGTCTATGAGCTCAATCCGCAGGGTCGGCTACGCCACCCACTCGAGGCCAGTCATACCGTCGGCGAGCTTGTTGCGGCGCTGTCCTGA
- a CDS encoding carbonic anhydrase → MSNPSIAWQRLQAGNQRFYAPLRSRQKATAKDHSPVAVVFRCADADTPSEVVLGQSWGSLIDISTWGHVIDTGVLATVEYAVGTLKTPLIVVLGHEDCAAMETALAAWNNVSIPEGAARVVVEQAISSLARQDADISSADELSAAHAVHTGVSLLHKSAVIAKAVDTGQTAIVCLVSNAEDGRLRTCATFGHVDDSDSALLECV, encoded by the coding sequence ATGTCCAACCCGTCAATCGCCTGGCAGCGTCTGCAAGCCGGCAATCAACGCTTCTACGCCCCGTTGCGGTCAAGGCAGAAGGCCACCGCCAAGGACCACTCACCCGTCGCGGTGGTGTTCCGCTGTGCAGATGCCGACACGCCAAGCGAGGTGGTGCTCGGTCAAAGCTGGGGCTCACTCATTGACATCAGCACCTGGGGGCACGTCATCGACACGGGCGTGCTGGCCACCGTCGAGTACGCCGTCGGCACACTCAAGACACCGCTGATCGTCGTCCTCGGCCATGAAGACTGTGCCGCCATGGAGACCGCGCTGGCGGCCTGGAACAACGTCTCCATTCCGGAGGGCGCGGCCCGGGTAGTCGTCGAACAGGCGATATCGTCACTCGCCCGGCAGGACGCCGACATCAGCAGTGCCGACGAGCTGTCGGCCGCGCACGCGGTACACACCGGTGTCTCGCTACTGCACAAGTCGGCGGTGATCGCCAAGGCCGTCGACACCGGACAGACGGCGATCGTCTGTCTGGTCAGCAACGCCGAGGATGGCCGGTTGCGCACCTGCGCGACGTTCGGCCACGTGGACGACAGCGACTCGGCGCTGTTGGAGTGCGTCTAG
- a CDS encoding DUF6671 family protein — translation MTRRHGSGDTAEVAGERVRTGNYAGAVIAMGTMHGKTRQVAPAFADTLGAHVIAPAGIDTDQFGTFTAEVARPLTPLATATAKARLGMYAGGVPYGLASEASYDTWFGTVVVHEEILVFVDDTRDIQVAESVNTPGSPGVPQLVDTADQAVAAARRFGFPSQAAVVRANVNDGWRVIGKGITDTRILVKAVAAAAAAGDNRQVCVEPDLRAHHNPTRRDVLIALARRLARRLATPCPECGCPGYGKIGARAGLPCQVCGWPTAAIAADIHGCPACEHRDSVARAAAAAEPHCCPQCNP, via the coding sequence GTGACCCGGCGCCACGGGTCCGGTGACACCGCAGAAGTTGCGGGGGAGCGCGTGCGGACGGGCAACTATGCCGGGGCAGTGATCGCGATGGGCACCATGCATGGCAAAACGCGCCAGGTGGCGCCGGCGTTCGCCGACACGCTTGGCGCGCATGTCATCGCGCCGGCCGGGATCGACACCGATCAGTTCGGCACCTTCACCGCAGAGGTGGCCAGACCCCTGACGCCGCTGGCGACGGCGACCGCGAAAGCGCGCCTGGGCATGTACGCCGGCGGCGTGCCCTACGGGCTGGCCAGCGAAGCCAGCTACGACACCTGGTTCGGCACGGTGGTGGTGCACGAGGAAATCCTGGTGTTCGTCGATGACACCCGCGACATCCAGGTTGCCGAGAGTGTCAACACACCGGGCTCGCCAGGGGTGCCGCAACTGGTCGACACCGCCGATCAGGCCGTTGCCGCAGCACGGCGGTTCGGCTTCCCGAGTCAAGCAGCCGTGGTCAGGGCCAACGTCAACGACGGCTGGCGCGTCATCGGTAAGGGGATCACCGACACGCGAATCCTGGTCAAAGCCGTCGCCGCCGCGGCGGCGGCCGGCGACAATCGCCAGGTGTGCGTGGAACCCGACTTGCGCGCACACCACAACCCCACCCGCCGAGACGTTCTGATCGCCCTGGCGCGGCGGCTCGCCCGGCGGCTGGCCACTCCCTGCCCGGAATGCGGATGCCCCGGTTACGGCAAAATCGGGGCACGGGCCGGGCTGCCATGCCAGGTATGCGGATGGCCCACCGCCGCGATCGCCGCCGACATCCACGGGTGTCCGGCATGCGAGCATCGCGACAGCGTCGCGCGCGCCGCGGCTGCCGCAGAGCCACACTGTTGTCCGCAATGCAATCCGTGA
- a CDS encoding CbtB domain-containing protein, translated as MANYQATPARPVDVSAVSAALWLAATAVLALLAVYFVGFDQGAVSLFGSDSHVHEFFHDARHLLGFPCH; from the coding sequence GTGGCTAATTACCAGGCAACCCCCGCTCGGCCGGTTGATGTGTCGGCGGTAAGCGCCGCGCTGTGGTTGGCTGCCACCGCCGTCCTGGCGTTGCTGGCCGTCTACTTCGTCGGCTTCGACCAGGGCGCGGTGTCGCTGTTCGGCAGCGACTCGCACGTGCACGAGTTCTTCCACGACGCAAGGCACCTGCTCGGCTTCCCCTGCCACTGA
- the mhuD gene encoding mycobilin-forming heme oxygenase MhuD, with amino-acid sequence MPVVKINAIEVPAGAGPELEKRFAHRAHAVENSPGFLGFQLLRPVKGEDRYFVVTHWESDEAFQAWANGPAIEAHAGHRANPVATGASLLEFEVVLDVAGTGGAK; translated from the coding sequence ATGCCAGTGGTGAAGATCAACGCAATCGAGGTGCCTGCCGGCGCTGGCCCCGAACTGGAGAAGCGTTTCGCCCACCGCGCGCATGCGGTGGAGAATTCTCCCGGTTTCCTCGGCTTTCAGCTGCTGCGTCCGGTCAAGGGCGAAGACCGCTACTTCGTGGTGACACACTGGGAGTCCGATGAAGCATTCCAGGCCTGGGCGAACGGGCCGGCCATCGAAGCACATGCCGGCCACCGGGCGAACCCCGTGGCGACGGGCGCTTCGCTCCTGGAATTCGAGGTTGTACTTGACGTTGCCGGGACTGGCGGAGCGAAATAG
- a CDS encoding alpha/beta fold hydrolase, with protein sequence MPRMPTDLLTHRGGQGQPLVLVHGLMGRGSTWSRQLPWLTRLGSVYTYDAPWHRGRDVDDPYPISTERFVADLGDAVASLGVPARLVGHSMGALHSWCLAAQRPDLASALVVEDMAPDFVGRTTGPWEPWLHALPVEFASAEQVFAAFGPVAGQYFLEAFDRTATGWRLHGHTSRWIEIAAEWGTRDYWAQWRAVRAPALLIEAGNSVTPPGQMREMAERGGPTTYLKVPEAGHLVHDEAPLVYRHAVESFFGEIAAG encoded by the coding sequence GTGCCCCGCATGCCGACCGATCTGTTGACCCATCGCGGCGGGCAGGGCCAACCGCTGGTCCTGGTACATGGGTTGATGGGCCGGGGTAGCACGTGGTCACGTCAGCTGCCCTGGCTGACCCGGCTGGGCAGCGTCTACACCTACGACGCGCCCTGGCATCGAGGCCGTGACGTCGACGATCCGTACCCGATCAGCACCGAACGCTTCGTGGCCGACCTGGGTGACGCGGTTGCTTCGCTGGGCGTGCCGGCGCGGCTGGTCGGGCATTCGATGGGTGCTTTGCATTCGTGGTGTTTGGCCGCGCAGCGTCCGGATTTGGCTTCGGCGTTGGTGGTCGAGGACATGGCACCGGACTTCGTTGGCCGCACCACCGGCCCGTGGGAGCCGTGGCTGCATGCGCTTCCGGTCGAATTCGCCTCTGCGGAGCAAGTTTTCGCCGCGTTCGGCCCGGTCGCCGGTCAGTACTTTCTGGAGGCCTTCGACCGCACCGCCACCGGTTGGCGGCTGCATGGACATACCTCACGGTGGATCGAGATCGCCGCCGAGTGGGGCACCCGCGACTACTGGGCGCAGTGGCGCGCGGTACGGGCCCCGGCACTGCTGATCGAGGCCGGCAACTCGGTCACACCGCCCGGGCAGATGCGCGAGATGGCTGAAAGAGGCGGTCCAACAACGTATTTAAAGGTTCCTGAAGCGGGTCATCTGGTGCACGACGAAGCGCCGCTGGTGTATCGCCACGCGGTCGAATCTTTTTTTGGCGAGATCGCTGCCGGCTGA
- a CDS encoding DUF2309 domain-containing protein, with product MTTVADTVSTQTRRAQLRSDVNLAARVIPTHYPLETFIAVNPLAGLESMPFEQAVRRAGDLYGSPGVLAETTFRELYRAGRITDADLESTLRQRYPTLLDGQPVRMGTRVVTPSELLRGDLLHGSLAPTPLRRNMTRSEQAAPTVAEQVDAQAAKWCAAFFGSTAAGWSMPDHHKGFYHAWRMLASGDHKLSRRVRASLRKLPTRADDAALQALDLLGVSEDDRITYLQAHLTRLPGWAAHVRWSAERATGVDLLDYLAMRLTYEAILMSHNSFSPTAEPTANRPSIPSARDRAAALAREWGLDNTGDVDLSAAARVLSALPVTARQLVWQQAYEAHYRDALLRALAENAAAPSTGRAAAQIVCCIDTRSEGLRRHIESLGEYQTFGFAGFFAVAIRFTGLLGGTPNDLCPVLIRPEHEVVESPLPSAADAAQRVRNGSLLMAGAEAAFHAAKQALIAPFALAEAAGWAAGPWAAAKTLSPLASGELRRRLRDRLAPPAPTVLSINDTVALAHRALYAQVALTTMGLTKQFARLVVLCGHGSVTENNPYQAALDCGACGGQAGGPNARTAAAILNATDVRAELGTLGIAIPDDTWFVAAQHDTATDRVTVLDQHLIPDSHVSDVRRLAADLRIAGAELAAERCSGLPGGPADPDPGRASRHVANRSVDWAQVFPEWGLAGNAAFIVAPRALTRGIDLRRRVFLHSYEADVDAEGGALETILTAPMVVAQWINCQYYFSTVAPDMFGAGTKTIHNVVGGVGVLAGHGGDLQLGLPRQSLTDGRSFGHEPMRLLTVVQAPLQRIDMIVERNPVLQHLFGNDWVCLVAREGPDDGWQRWTRGGWRRWESTVTADDPYPTYQEVMPCQPTA from the coding sequence GTGACAACCGTGGCCGACACCGTCTCGACCCAGACCCGCCGCGCACAGTTACGCAGCGACGTGAACCTGGCCGCCCGGGTGATACCGACCCACTACCCGCTGGAAACCTTTATCGCGGTCAATCCGCTGGCCGGGCTGGAGTCGATGCCCTTCGAGCAGGCGGTCCGCCGGGCCGGCGACCTCTACGGCAGCCCGGGCGTGCTGGCCGAGACGACGTTTCGCGAGCTGTACCGCGCCGGACGGATCACCGACGCGGACCTCGAGTCGACGCTGCGGCAGCGATACCCCACCCTGCTGGACGGCCAGCCCGTCCGGATGGGAACTCGCGTGGTGACACCTTCGGAATTGTTGCGCGGCGACTTGCTGCACGGCAGCCTGGCCCCCACGCCGTTGCGCCGCAACATGACTCGCAGCGAGCAGGCGGCCCCGACGGTGGCCGAGCAGGTCGACGCCCAGGCCGCCAAATGGTGCGCGGCCTTCTTTGGATCGACGGCTGCGGGCTGGTCGATGCCCGACCACCACAAGGGCTTCTACCACGCGTGGCGGATGTTGGCCTCCGGCGACCACAAGCTGAGCCGACGGGTGCGGGCCTCGCTACGCAAGCTACCCACCCGGGCCGACGACGCCGCGCTGCAGGCCCTGGACCTGTTGGGGGTATCCGAAGACGACCGCATCACCTATCTGCAAGCCCACTTGACGCGGCTTCCGGGATGGGCCGCCCACGTCCGCTGGTCGGCCGAGCGCGCCACCGGCGTGGATCTACTGGACTACCTCGCCATGCGGCTGACGTACGAGGCGATCCTGATGTCGCACAACAGTTTCAGCCCGACGGCCGAGCCGACGGCCAACCGGCCGAGCATTCCCTCGGCCCGCGACCGGGCTGCCGCGCTGGCCCGAGAATGGGGACTCGACAACACCGGCGACGTCGACTTGAGTGCTGCCGCAAGAGTCTTGTCGGCATTGCCGGTTACCGCCCGGCAGCTGGTGTGGCAGCAGGCCTACGAGGCGCACTATCGCGACGCCCTCCTACGAGCCCTGGCGGAAAACGCTGCGGCGCCAAGTACCGGGCGCGCGGCCGCCCAGATCGTGTGCTGCATCGACACTCGCTCCGAGGGGCTGCGCCGCCACATCGAATCCTTGGGCGAATACCAGACTTTCGGGTTCGCCGGCTTCTTCGCCGTCGCCATCCGGTTCACCGGCCTGCTCGGCGGAACACCCAACGACCTGTGCCCGGTGCTGATCCGCCCAGAGCATGAAGTTGTCGAAAGCCCGCTGCCGTCGGCCGCCGATGCGGCGCAGCGGGTGCGCAACGGCAGCCTGCTCATGGCCGGCGCCGAGGCGGCATTTCATGCCGCCAAGCAGGCGCTGATCGCCCCATTCGCGTTGGCCGAGGCGGCAGGCTGGGCCGCCGGTCCATGGGCCGCGGCCAAAACGCTGAGCCCGCTGGCCAGTGGCGAACTGCGGCGCCGCCTGCGGGACCGGCTGGCACCCCCGGCCCCTACCGTGCTGTCGATCAACGACACCGTCGCACTGGCCCACCGTGCCCTTTACGCACAAGTCGCACTCACCACCATGGGCCTCACGAAGCAATTCGCCCGGCTGGTGGTCCTGTGCGGGCACGGCAGCGTCACCGAGAACAACCCGTACCAGGCCGCCCTGGACTGTGGGGCCTGCGGCGGGCAGGCCGGCGGCCCCAATGCCCGCACCGCCGCCGCGATCCTCAACGCCACCGATGTCCGGGCCGAATTGGGCACCCTGGGGATCGCCATTCCCGACGACACCTGGTTCGTGGCGGCTCAGCACGACACCGCCACCGACCGCGTCACCGTGTTGGACCAGCACTTGATTCCCGACAGCCATGTATCGGACGTGCGCCGACTTGCCGCGGATCTCCGGATCGCCGGCGCCGAGCTCGCCGCCGAGCGCTGTTCCGGGCTTCCCGGTGGCCCTGCCGACCCCGACCCCGGGCGTGCGTCGCGCCACGTCGCGAACCGGTCGGTCGACTGGGCGCAGGTCTTTCCGGAGTGGGGCCTGGCCGGTAATGCGGCCTTCATCGTCGCCCCGCGCGCGCTCACCCGCGGCATCGACTTGCGGCGACGGGTGTTTCTGCACTCCTACGAAGCCGACGTCGACGCGGAGGGGGGCGCGCTGGAAACCATTCTCACCGCACCCATGGTGGTGGCTCAGTGGATCAACTGCCAGTACTACTTCTCCACGGTGGCGCCGGACATGTTCGGGGCCGGAACCAAGACCATCCACAACGTGGTCGGCGGCGTGGGTGTGCTCGCCGGACACGGCGGCGACCTGCAGCTGGGCCTGCCCCGACAGTCACTCACCGACGGCCGCTCATTCGGGCACGAGCCCATGCGCCTGCTGACCGTCGTGCAAGCGCCGCTGCAGCGCATCGACATGATCGTCGAGCGCAACCCCGTCCTGCAGCACCTGTTCGGCAACGACTGGGTGTGCCTGGTCGCCCGGGAAGGCCCCGACGACGGCTGGCAGCGCTGGACCCGCGGCGGTTGGCGGCGCTGGGAGAGCACAGTAACCGCCGACGACCCCTACCCCACCTACCAGGAGGTAATGCCATGCCAACCAACGGCTTGA
- a CDS encoding P-II family nitrogen regulator: MPTNGLTKMTKIEVVVAGEHAPAVRDQFHSAGATGFTSVSGVSGLGHHGYHQGRLLFNQQAALELLITVVPDAKSEPLIAGLRRLLDGSPGVMFVTDTYVSRPEYFS, translated from the coding sequence ATGCCAACCAACGGCTTGACCAAGATGACCAAGATCGAAGTAGTCGTCGCCGGAGAACACGCGCCCGCCGTACGAGATCAGTTCCACAGCGCGGGGGCAACGGGATTCACCAGCGTGTCCGGCGTCTCGGGGCTGGGCCATCACGGCTACCACCAGGGCCGGCTGCTCTTCAACCAACAGGCGGCGCTCGAGTTGCTCATCACCGTTGTCCCGGACGCCAAATCCGAACCATTGATCGCCGGGCTGCGCCGCCTGCTCGACGGCTCGCCCGGGGTCATGTTCGTCACCGACACCTACGTCAGCCGACCCGAGTACTTCAGCTAG